The window TCCTCTCTGCAATAATTGTGCTCCTCTGGTATTTTTGGGAGCTATGTAGTTACTCCCATGAATTTGTTTCTACGAGACATTGTCCCTGAGGCACTATAGATTTGGTGAATTCTTCAGCTAAGTAGTGCCCATAACCTGGTTTCCGTTTCATGGCAGGTTCTTATTGCCAAGTGTTATCATCTATTTTGCAATCCATGCATCCAAAGAAATCTAGAGATCCGCCATCGAAAGTGTCCAGCTTGTGGAATGGCATTTGGGCAAAGCGATGTTAAATTTGTAAAGATTTGAAGGCACGTAGTTAAGATGTCTAAAATAGAACTCAGTTTTCAAGTGGAAACCTTGagataatatgtaattttgtggAGGACTGCATCCCCAGGAGAAGCTATTTAGATTACAGAAACTCTCGGTCTAaattctctccctctctctctctctcggttttttcttttctgcttttaaaTGCCCTAGATGCAGCGTTCCTTTGAAGAGTGCTTTTAGGTGGAATTATCTGCTGTTGGGGATGCTTTGCTTTGTTTCTCTCTGTGGTAAGTCCTTTTCCTTTTGGCTCAAGAAGCCTTTGTCAGCTGTTATTTAATCAACTCTGACTCGTTGATATTTTTAGGAAGTGGATAAGGTTTAGGGATTGACTGAAACAATTGTATAAAGATAACCTGTCGCTCTACAGTCTCGAAAATATCAACAGGTCTTGGCAAGGTTGGGGGACCAAGACAGGGATGGGAGCAAGGAGGATGGTGAGAAATGGTCAAGTAGCCTTTACGTTTTTCCCTTGCAAGTAAACGGGAGGATAAATAAATTAGTGCACACttttaaacaagaaaaattatGCTTAAGCTACACCAATCAGCAATGGCATATGGTTTGCAGGGGTACTCAAAAACCTTTGACCTCGTGGAAGCACTATGAAAGGTTGATCTACACATAATTAACACACACAAACATGGAGGTGTGCGTGGGGGGCAACAATTACCTATTTTCGCATGATGACAAACTTGATTGAAGAGTCTTTAAGTTACTCCTTGACCAAACCAATAAATAGTACTAATGTACTATTTTGTAAGAGGTCATTccatttacttcttttttttctttttgctttttcctaCTAATAATTTAAAATGTAATTCCTCCTAACACTACTTTTTAATAGAGTTGTAAATGAATTGAATCGAATTGAATCGAATTGAACTTTTTCACAGTTTGAGCTCGATtcgaaattttgattttaaacttGAATTTCAACTTGAATCCTATACAAGTTTAAACTTTAAGCTCGTGCTCGATTTGATTTAATATTCGATAGGTTGAAGctagaaaatttatttaattcttcactTTTGATATTAAATCATCACTAATGCATATATAATatctatataataaaataataagtatatgattttatataaaattattaacaaatattttaaataaaaatattaaaatttattcGAATCGAATTAAGTCTTAATGAGTTGAATTTTTACGAGTTTGAACTCGATTCGATACTATAAATCAATCCTAATTCCTATTTAAATTCGAATTCGAGTTCCTTAAAAATCAAACTCGAATCTATTTCTTAATAAATGGAATCCGAACTATTCATATAGATTTGACTAGATCAATAGATTCTCTGACAtttgctttgaatttttttcactCCAGATGCAGTTTGAAACCTCAACTACTGGTTCTACTTTTTTATTTCTTGTACTCCTAATGattaaaaaaagggataattgcagaaacctcccctgagttTTATGGTAATAGCATTGACCTCCCCTATGAGTTTTGAAATAGCAATCACCTCCCTAAAAAAAGGTGGACACAATTTAATAGATTCTTCATGGTCAATttactaaaataccctcactgaaATTTAATTTTACCAAAGAATGTGATGACTTAAACCCAATAAAACGTTTGTCATTTTGATAATTGTAGTTTACACTAAATTAActatttatgcatagtttaactaaataactaataatctaattaattaattaactaattatctgtTGACATAAATagataattaactaattaactttaGATGCTTAACTAATTATGTAACTAGTTAATTAACTtcttaattaactaactaactaactcAAGCTGCAGTCTCCGTCCAGCTTTGATTAAGAGTATGCTTTACTGTGAGACTAGTATTAGAGGGAAGAACAGGGCGGCAATTGCATAATAACActgaaacccgcaagcgggattctgtgttttttctatttcaaggttagctcgcatgcgggttaatgttatatttgagcgcgagaagaaaaaattggtaattaggctctttgggcattataagtaaatatttaaattaatggcagttttattacaccaatattattgtattatcattattatgattattgtattatttcttatgcaaatataacatttaattatttaaatttgattttatttttacaatttataaaatttttatcacttatataatatttttaaaaccctaatacatctaaatttgattttatttttcaaatttataagatttttatttaaaaaaatgggatacgGATAAGATATCCGGTTGGTTCGATTTGCATAGGTGCATATGAGAATATCCGAATACTCTTTAAACCCGCATGCGGGTTTAAGGAGATTATGGCAACTCTCTGACACACTAGTTCCCTAGctcttaaaaaaggaaaaaaaaaaaaattgagaagagctcgcattccacgaatgcgagctcaataACCAGAGCTCGCATTCCACGAATGCGAGCTCTTGTAAGCTCGCATTTCACACATGCGAAGACCCCCCTGACGGAAATTAAACCTAAAATCACcctttttgtagaatttttttaaaattcatcacaaagttggaaatttctctTGTTTTGTATTGTGAAGGATGTAGGAGAGTTCCATGATGTTCTCCTGTGGCTGGAAGAAGCCATTTTTTGATTTCTGCAATATGACTTGAAACTGCCAAATTGAGTATCAAGCAAGCTGTGTTTTGAGCTAGAAAATTGCTGCTGCATACATGAGTCCAGATTCTGGTATTCATTTTGCTACTGACCATCGTTTATAAGCTAGTGCCTTAGTTACATCAATTAGCCGTTAAGTAGCCGTTGGTTTCTCAGCAAATGAAGTTGTTGCAGGTCATCATCTGGAAGCATGTTGTTGCATTTATACCCCCTGAACTTCCTTGTGCTTAATGAAAAAGCCCCTCCCTTGTTAATACTACTTGTCAACTAACATCAGGGCAAATTTGGAACAAATTTTTTATCTCACTTGTACAGCTAATTTTTTAATGGGAATTGAAGCTGCCTGGACTGATTTTGCAACTTAATGTTCCTGTTGAGGGGTGCTATCTGCCATTTCAGAACTTAGAGGGGAGCTCAGTGCAACTGTCAGTAgtttcaggggaggtttctgcaattttcccttAAAAAAAATGTCATATCTTGTCTCTACCACCCATTATTTTGTTGAATATATCAATGTCACTTTATTAGTGTTTGTCTCTTTATTGTAGTCTATTTTAACACTCCTATTCAGCATTTCAATCAGCCATATCCAGAGAAGCAGTAACCAACAGACACCGTTTGATACGCGATCATCGTCACAGTATCTTCCAAGTCTGAAGTGCCTATATAGGATTCTTTACTACTACACTGTTCTCTAGTAACTTTTGATAGATTTGGATGCCCTTATAGCTTTTTTTGAGAATTTCAAAGCAATGCTTCTCCAAACAATCACAACTAGTAGCCCTTTAAATCTGAGCAACTCTCCTAACTTTTGCTATTGTTCTTCTTGTTTCAAGAATCAGAGCCAAAAGACTCCATCTTTACTGCCCAAGACCCTGTTTCTCCCAAGTCTTGATTCTAAATTTTACTACCATTTGAGTGATAAAACCAAAAGGGGCTCATTTTTTTCGAGTGGGAATGGCTGTGGAGCTAATTCCATTCAAACAAGAACAGCATATGCTACTTTGCTTGAGACCCCTGTTCTGTGGGCTGGTAGAGTTTGCATCTTTTATGTCCTCTTGAAGGCTGGCTTAGCTGGATCTCCTGCTAACCCTCTTATCTCTTCGGGTATGAACATAGTCTACGATGATTATTTGCCGTATTTATGCCAAAAATAAAGTGTTTGTCTGAATGCTGATTTCGTTTCTTGATAGATTTGGAAACTAGTTCTGATGATTTGGGGTTCTCTAAGTGGTTTGAGAAGTTTCAAGGAAATCCAggtttgtgaattttcttgctaattattattgttattattattatattttgcAAGCGTTGAGTTGTAAATGCTTGAGTTTGGTAGTTTCTAATACTGGTTTATGGAAATTATGCTAGGGGAGAATCATATTTGAGTTAAGGCAATTTAATAATTACAGACTAGTAATAAGGTGAAACTTTGGAATGAGGAAAGTAGCTCTGCTTGTTGAGTGTATCTCAAACTTTGCATCATTAGTGTAGTGTTCTATGATATGATCATGTGGAATGCCATCTATTCTTTCTAATTTTGTGACACCACATACATTTTTTTTAGCTTGATTTAATTTTTAAGCAAAGGCTTACAACTACCTTGAAGGCTAATAGTGTCATCAGCGAAACTTGAAGTGGTTATTGGGAGCCTGTAATAAAATTCCCAGTGGTGCTAATTTTATTCCCTTGTGTGCTTTTGAGAGAGCTGTGAAGGACATTAAGACAGAGTGTAAGGATAAGACTAAGAGGGGATTGCCTGGACTGGTTTTTTATTGAGAATAACTTGTTCTCAAAACTGTGTGTTCTTTCTTCCTGTTTCCATTCAAATTGACCTAAATATACTGTACAATTTGCACATTGCATATAGCAGAATGAATCCTAGGGGAAATGCATGTTTGCCTAGCAACTGTTCCATGAAATTCCACTGTAGATAGTCCTAGACTTATGGAAGCAAGATTAGGGAAAAAGTACCAACTTGGCATGGGACTTCTTCATGAAATCGATCATCTGAACTAAAGCAAGTGTTGACAGAACAGCCTTCTGTAAGTATTAGATGATATTGGTAATATTAG is drawn from Coffea arabica cultivar ET-39 chromosome 1c, Coffea Arabica ET-39 HiFi, whole genome shotgun sequence and contains these coding sequences:
- the LOC113698706 gene encoding uncharacterized protein, with protein sequence MLLQTITTSSPLNLSNSPNFCYCSSCFKNQSQKTPSLLPKTLFLPSLDSKFYYHLSDKTKRGSFFSSGNGCGANSIQTRTAYATLLETPVLWAGRVCIFYVLLKAGLAGSPANPLISSDLETSSDDLGFSKWFEKFQGNPDKEATDRRKLVSKWHPTTKGTLKRNYRVPSKSEGRRLLKAIASLLSDDDHFRDASSHKGCQIRRQNAHGESVCCNNVRALFDELPTPHLVVEITAFPAGPLNENDYLKAEKLERVLRSAPSA